A portion of the Sabethes cyaneus chromosome 3, idSabCyanKW18_F2, whole genome shotgun sequence genome contains these proteins:
- the LOC128743887 gene encoding uncharacterized protein LOC128743887 yields MKVNMSYLVLLACAVGSPTETFALPSSPYTEGLENTTESITQGATAGVTDGTTEGITDATTEGTTERFTETTTDSTTQGPTSTVERTTQTATESTTGTTWPSTTAAPCATGFNGKMAHRSDCTRYIICKDYLETVFDCLEGYIYYEPFDACLPGNVKTCTLYRI; encoded by the exons ATGAAAGTTAATATGTCCTATCTAGTTTTACTGGCATGCGCAGTCGGTAGTCCAACGGAAACGTTTGCATTACCGTCTTCTCCATATACAGAAGGACTGGAAA ATACAACCGAAAGTATAACCCAAGGAGCAACTGCAGGCGTCACCGATGGAACAACCGAAGGTATAACGGATGCCACAACTGAAGGAACAACCGAAAGGTTCACCGAAACAACAACAGATAGTACAACTCAAGGACCAACGAGTACAGTAGAAAGGACAACTCAAACTGCAACCGAAAGTACAACTGGAACTACGTGGCCCAGTACAACGGCTGCTCCTTGCGCCACGGGCTTCAACGGGAAAATGGCACACCGCTCCGATTGCACTCGTTACATAATTTGCAAGGATTATCTGGAGACAGTGTTTGATTGCCTCGAAGGATATATCTACTATGAACCGTTTGATGCTTGTTTGCCGGGAAACGTCAAAACTTGTACATTGTATAGAATTTGA